Proteins encoded together in one Verrucomicrobiota bacterium window:
- a CDS encoding SprT family zinc-dependent metalloprotease, with protein MSFDYHNRLVVSVPWNVSTRKAEAFVASSRDWIRKQMLGLSPVLGLKQYFDREPWIAIDGRKISVGIRFASSGRNYWIYQERHQQGLFQINDRSDPAISLIRLVRDVAKDFLEKRTRYWSEAYSLSVGRVCVRNQSTRWGSCSQSGCISLNWRLLLLSPGAQDYVILHELAHLVHLNHSAEFHNFLSSLDPKRSEHEAELEERGPLLMRVGRGLAT; from the coding sequence ATGTCATTCGACTACCACAATCGTTTGGTGGTCAGCGTTCCTTGGAACGTATCGACGCGTAAAGCGGAGGCTTTTGTGGCCTCTAGTCGGGATTGGATACGGAAGCAAATGCTGGGTTTGTCACCCGTTCTCGGTTTGAAGCAGTATTTTGATCGCGAACCTTGGATAGCAATAGACGGGAGAAAAATTTCTGTAGGCATCCGTTTTGCGTCCTCCGGTCGAAATTATTGGATTTACCAAGAGAGGCACCAGCAAGGACTGTTTCAGATAAACGATCGAAGCGACCCCGCGATATCTCTGATTCGATTGGTGCGAGACGTTGCGAAGGATTTCCTTGAGAAACGGACGAGGTATTGGTCAGAGGCCTACTCTCTTTCGGTGGGAAGAGTCTGTGTGCGCAATCAGAGCACTCGTTGGGGGTCCTGTTCTCAAAGTGGATGTATTTCACTGAATTGGCGGCTTCTACTTCTCTCTCCAGGTGCACAGGACTATGTAATTCTTCACGAACTCGCTCACTTGGTTCATCTCAATCATTCCGCCGAATTTCACAACTTTCTGTCGTCTCTGGATCCGAAGCGGTCCGAGCATGAAGCTGAATTAGAGGAGCGTGGTCCGCTTCTTATGCGAGTGGGGCGGGGACTTGCCACGTGA